The nucleotide window TGGCCCCGGCCACCTCCAGTTTCGACCTCTTTGCCAACTACAAGGAGCGCGGCCACGCTTTTCGCCGCGCGGTGGAGGCCCTGCCATGAGGTTCGGCGCGAACGCGGACGCCCACCCCTCTGCCGCACTGGCGGACCTGCGCCACGGCGGCAGCTTTGGCGGCATCGCCCACGGCGACCACGGCCAGCAGAACGGCGTGGACTGGTGGCTGTTCGCCATCGCCCTGACCCTGCTGGGCATCGGCCTGCTGATGGTGCTGTCCGCCAGCGGCATCGTGGCCGAGCGCTTCAACGCGGACAAGTACTACTTCTTCAAGCGCCAGCTGCTCTTTGCCTGCGTGGGCGGCGTCTCCATGTTCACCGCTGCGGTGGTGCCCCGCAACATACTGTACAAATTGCAGTACCCCATTCTGTTCGGGGTGCTGGTCATGCTCATCCTGGTGCTGACCCCGCTGGGCAACAAGGTCAACGGCGCGCGTCGGTGGATACAGGTGGGGCCGGTGGCCGTGCAGCCCATGGAATTCACCAAGATCGCGCTGGCCTTGTACCTGGCCTATTTCATGAGCACCAAGCAGGATATCATCAAGACCTTCAGCCGGGGGGTCATACCGCCGTTCGCCGTGACCGGGGTGTTTTGCGCGCTGCTGCTGCGCCAGCCCGACTTCGGCGGGGCGGCGGTGCTGGCCATGATCCTGTTCTTCATGTGCCTGGTTGGCGGCACGCGGTTCTTCTATCTGGCCGTATCCGGGGCGGCGGCCGTGGCGGGCGCCATCATGCTGGTGGTGCATTCGCCGTACCGCTTCCGCCGGTTCACCGCCTTTCTCGACCCCTTCGCCGATGCGCAGGATTCCGGCTACCAGTTGGTGCAATCGCTGTTCGCGCTGGGGTCGGGCGGCATCACCGGCGTGGGCATCGGCGCCAGCCGCCAGAAGCTGTTCTACCTGCCGGAAGCGCACAACGACTTCATCATCGCCGTGCTGGGCGAGGAACTGGGGTTCATCGGCATGTCGCTGGTCTTCGTGCTGATGGGCATGCTGTTCTGGCGGAGCTTTCGCATCGCCGCCCGCCAGGACGACCTGCGCGACAGGTTCACCGCCTTCGGCGTAACCCTGGTGCTGCTGCTGGGCGCCGTGCTGAACATGGCGGTGGTCATGGGCGTGGCGCCTCCCAAGGGCGTGCCCATGCCCTTCCTGAGCTATGGGGGCAGCAGCCTGCTGACCACCCTGACCTGCGTGGGGCTGTTGCTGAACTATTCGCGAACGGCACGCTGACGGCGTGCCTTCGCACGTTTTCGCCACCGTTCCGGAAACCGGAGGAAACACCATGCGTCGCGTCATCCTCACCACTGGCGGAACCGGGGGGCACATCTTCCCGGCGCTTGCCGTGGCCGAGGAGATCACCCGCCGGTACCCCAAGGCCCGCATCCTGTTCCTGGGGGGGCAATACGGGCCGGAAGCCGACCTTGCGGCCCGAGCCGGGCTCGAGTATGTGGGCCTGCCGGTACGCGGGGTGATGGGGCGCGGCCTGCGTGCGCTGGCCGCCGCCGGGGCCATGGGCCTTGGCGTGTGGCGTGCGGTTTCCGTGGTGCGCCGGTTCGACCCGGACATCGCCGTGGGCTTCGGCGGTTACGCCGCCTTTGCCGGGGTGCTGGCCGCCCGGCTGTGCGGCAGGCCCGCCGCCATCCACGAGCAGAACGCCATCCCCGGACTGACCAACCGCCTGTTGGGCCATGTGGTGCAGCGGGTGTTCCTGTCCCTGCCGGACACGGCGGGGGTGTTCCCCGCGCGGCGCAGCGTGACCACCGGCAACCCGGTGCGCGCGGCCATCGTTGCTGCCGGGGCGGCTGCTGCAGCTGCCGTGACGGCGGGGGGCGCCGCCCCGCGTTCCGTCCATTCGCGCCGTCTGCTGGTCATGGGCGGCAGCCTTGGCGCCCGCGCCATCAACGAGGCAGTGGTGGCTGCACTGCCTGCCCTGCGCGATGCCGGGGTGGAGTTGTGGCACCAGACCGGCACCAGCGATTGGGAACGGGTGCGCACGGGCTACAAGCAGGCCGGAATTTCCGAGGCCCGCGTCGAGGCCTTCATCGACGACGTGGCCAGCGCCTACACCTGGGCGGACCTTGTGCTGTGCCGCGCCGGGGCCACCTCCGTGGCCGAACTGGCTGTGGCGGGCAAGCCTTCGGTGCTGGTGCCGTTTCCGTTTGCCACCCACAACCACCAGTTGCACAACGCCCGGCACGTTGCCGACGCAGGCGCGGCACTGGTGGTGGAGCAGAAGGACGTCACGCCCGGTGCGGACGGCAAGCCCGCAGTGGCGCTGGACCACGTGCTGGTCGAGCTTCTGGCTGACCGCCAGCGGCTGGCCGACATGAGCCACGCCGCGCGCGCCATGGGCAGGCCGCAGGCCGCAGCCGCCGTGGTGGACGGCATGGAAGCCATCCTCGCGGGGCGTGGGAAGTAAGTTGGAGTTTTTTGTGTGACTCCGGCGGGCAAGGGGCTTCGCCCCCTGCACCCCCGTTATGAAAAAGTATTTTGTTTGGTGCGCACCGCGCATCAGTGATGCAGCAGAGAATAACGTAAGACAGCCCCACTGAAATGGGGGTGCAGGGGGCGAAGCCCCTTGCCCGCCGGAGGCGTAAAAAAACGCTTACCTCGCCAAAGGCTGATTTAAAAACCCCAATCAGAAAAAATCTATGAATAACAACAAGATCAAGAAAATACACATGGTCGGCATCGGCGGTTCCGGCATGAGCGGCATTGCCGAGGTGCTGTTGAACCTGGGCTACGAGGTGCGCGGCTCGGACATGTCCGACGGCACGGTGGTGCGCCGTTTGCGCAAGCTGGGGGCCGAAATCTACATCGGCCACGGCGAGGGCAACCTGACGGACGCCCAGGTGCTGGTGAAGTCCACGGCCATTGGCGACGAGAACCCCGAGGTGGCGGCGGCGCGCAGGCGCGGCATTCCCATCATTCCGCGCGCCGAGATGCTGGCGGAACTGATGCGCCTGCGCACGGGCATCGCCATCGCAGGCACGCACGGCAAGACCACCACCACCTCGCTGGCGGCGGCCATCTTCGACGAGGCGGGCACCGACCCCACAGTGATCATCGGCGGGCGGCTGAATGCCTACGGCGCCAACGCGCGGCTGGGCGACGGGGCCTACCTCATTGCAGAGGCGGACGAATCGGACGGCTCGTTCCTGTGCCTGTTCCCCATCGTCACCGTGGTCACCAACGTGGACATGGACCACATGGACCACTACCCCTCGCAGCAGGCCATCGACGATGCCTTCGTGGATTTCATGAACAAGGTGCCGTTCTACGGCATGAACGTGGTCTGCGGCGACGACCCCGGCGTGCGGCGCCTGCTGCCCCGGGTGAAGCGTCCGGTCATCACCTACGGCTTCGGAGATGGCAACGCCATCCGGGCAGAGGTGCTGGCCTGCGCGGACACCAGCCTGTTCAACGTCATCGTCAACGGCGACGACATCGGTCAGGTGCGCCTCGCCCAGCCGGGCCGCCACAACATCCTGAATGCCCTGGCCGCCATCGGCGTGGCGCTGGAATGCGACATCGCGCCCGGAAAGATCGTGGCGGGCCTGGCCAAGTTCGGCGGGGTGGGGCGGCGCTTCGAGCGCAAGGGCGAGCGCGACGGCGTGCTGGTGGTGGACGACTACGGGCACCACCCGGCGGAAATCGCGGCTACCCTGGCCACGGCGCGCCAGTGCTTTCCGCACCGGCGGCTGGTGGTGGTGTTCCAGCCGCACCGGTTCAGCCGCACGCAGGCCCTGTTCGGCGAATTCTGCAAGGTGTTCGACGGCGTGGACAAGCTGCTGCTGACGGAAATCTACCCCGCGTCGGAAAAGCCCATCCCCGGCGTGAGCGGGCAAAGCCTTGCCCAGGGCATCCGCCAGGTATCCAAGACCGACGTGACCTATCATCAGGATTTTGATTCCGTGCTGGCGGCATTGCCCGAAGTGCTGCAACCCGGCGACCTCTTGCTGACGCTGGGCGCGGGCAACGTGACCACCATCGGCCCCCGTTACCTGGAAAGGGAATAGCATGCTCACGGTTCTCGACGGCCCCGTGCTTGCGCACCGCACCACGCTCCGCCTTGGCGGCAGGGCGCTGGCAGAGGTGCGCGCGGCCGGGCCGCGTGAACTGGACGAACTGCCCGGAACGCTGGCCCGCCTGGGCGGTGAGCCGCGCATGCTGGGCTGCGGCAGCAACATCCTTGCCGACGACGGCGAACTGCCCGTGGTGGTGGTGGCGCTGGATGGCGGCGGCCCCTTCGACACCGCGCCGGAAGTGACCGGCGAGACGGAGGACGGTCGCGTGCTGGTGCGCGTGGGCGCGGCGCAGCGGCTGCCGCGCCTGGTATCGCGCCTGGCCGCGTGGGGCCTGTGCGGCATGGAAGGTCTGGCTGGCATTCCCGGCGGGGTGGGCGGCGCGGTGGCCATGAATGCCGGGTCCTACGGGTGCGAATGCGGCGCCGCGCTGCATTCCGTATCCGTGTTTTCCCCCCTGCTGGGCCATGTGACCCTGGGGCGCGACAGGTTCCGGTACGGGTATCGGCATTTCGAGGTGCTGGACGAGGCTAGCGCGCCGCTGGGCGGCTGGTACCTGGTCACCGGGGCCACCTTTGCCCTGACGCGGTGCGACAGTGCCGTGGTGCATGCCGCCATGCGCGGCAATTACCTGAAGAAGAAAGCGACGCAGCCGGTGCTGTCACACAGTGCGGGTTGTGTATTCCGCAATCCGTCACCGCACAATCCGGCGGGCAAGCTGCTGGACGCAGCAGGGCTTAAGGGATACCGCATTGGTGGCATGGCATTTTCGATGGTGCATGCCAATTTCATGGTTAACGAAGGCCACGGCACTACAAAAGAGGCTTTCAGTTTATTGCAGTTTGCAAAAGTTGCCGTGAGTGAACGTTTTGATGTTGACCTTGAACTTGAAGTGAAGGTCTGGTCATGGCGATAGCGTTATCGCGCGGAAAGAAAGGCGCGAAGAATGCGTACAGCAGAAAAAGCGTGAAGCCGCAGAAGGCCACGCTGAATTCCGGCAACGGGATGCTGTCGTTCGCCAGATGGTTCTTCACCATGGTCTTGTCCGTCTCTTTGCTTGTCGGCATAAGCGTAGGTTTGTTGTACATCTACAGGTATGCGACAAGGTCTGAATATTTTGCAGTCAAAACTATTGAAGTCTCGGGCAATTTGAGGTTAAGACAGGAGGAAATCCTGGGGTTGGCGGGCATTGCCCCCGGCGCGAACAGTCTTGCGGTGAACATCGCGGATATGGAGTCGGGGCTGCTGCGCAACCCGTGGATTACGGAAGTATCCGTAAAAAGGTTGCTTCCTGACGGATTTGCGATAAAAGTCGCTGAACGGGAACCGAAGTTCTGGGTACAGCGCGGCGCAGAGCTGCTCTACGCCGACGAACACGGCAACATTATCGCCCCGGTGGGGGCGGGCCGGTTCACCTCGCTGCCCACGCTGGAAGTTGAAGCAGGGGCCGAGGAAGCGCTGGAGCGACTGCCCGAGATAACCGGCGACCTGAAGCGGGCAAGGCTGCCCGTGGATATCGCCCTGGTTTCGTGGGTGCGCCTGAGCCCCGGCAAGGGCGTGGAGCTGTATCTGGAAAACAGCGACCTGCGGCTCAGCGTTGCGCTGGAAGACTGGCGCGGCAACCTCGACAGGCTGGGTAAGGTGCTCGACGACCTTGCCCGTCGGGGTGAACTGAAGCAGGTGCGCGAGGTGAAGGCGGGGGGCGTCAACGTCTGGGTACAGAAGGACGCCGCCCTCGGCGGCTGACCCGGCAGTGCGAAACCGCACGGGCAGCCCCCATGGCACCCGTTCGGCATCGCGTAAACAGGAGTAGCAGATGCCCAAGTCGGATCTGATTGTCGGCCTTGATATCGGTACCACCAAAATCTGCGCGGTCGTGGGTGAAGCCACGCCCGACGGAGTCGATATCGTCGGCATCGGCACCAGTCCCTCCACCGGCCTGCGCAAGGGCGTGGTGGTCAACATCGAGCAGACCGTCCAGTCCATCAAGAAAGCTCTCGAAGAAGCCGAGCTGATGGCTGGCTGCGAAATCCGTTCGGTCTATGCGGGTATCGCGGGCAGCCACATCAAGGGCTTCAACAGTCATGGCGTCATCGCCGTAAAAGGCGGCGAGGTGGGCCCCAAAGACGTCGAACGCGCGCTGGACGCGGCGAAAGCCGTGGCCATTCCGCTGGACCGCGAGGTCATCCACATCCTTCCGCAGGAATACATCGTGGACGACCAGCGCGGCATTGCCGATCCCCTCGGCATGGCGGGCGTGCGGCTGGAGGTCAAGGTGCACATCGTGACGGGCGCCGTGACGTCCGCCCAGAACATCGTGCGTTCCTGCCACAGGAGCGGGCTCGACGTGTCGGACATCGTGCTCGAGGCGCTGGCCTCCAGCAAGGCCGTGCTGACCGAGGAAGAGAGGGAGATTGGCGTCGCCCTCGTCGACCTTGGCGGCGGCACCACCGACATCGCCGTGTTCTCCAACGATTCCATCAAGCACACGGGCGTGCTTGCGCTGGGCGGACAGAACCTGACCAACGACATCGCGTTCGGGTTGCGCACCCCCATGGTTTCGGCCGAAAAGATCAAGGTCAAGTATGGCTGCGCCATGGCCGACCTTGTGCGCAACGACGACCTCATCGAGGTGCCGAGCGTGGGCGGGCGCGATCCGCGCCGCCTGTCGCGCCAGGTGCTTGCCGAAATCTGCGAACCCCGCATGGAGGAGATCCTGTCGCTGGTGGATCAGGAACTCGTCCGCTCCGGCTTCAAGAACATGATCGGAGCGGGCGTGGTGCTGACCGGCGGGACGGCCCTCATCGACGGGTGCCAGGAGCTTGGCGAGCAGATTTTCAACATGCCTACCCGCATCGGCTACCCCCGGAATGTGGGCGGGCTGCGTGACGTGGTGAACAGCCCGAAGTTCGCCACCGCCGTGGGGCTTTTGCGCTACGGCGCGGAAAAGGAGGGCCTTGAACTCAAGTTCCGCATCCGCGACGGAAACGTGTTCAACCGCGTGCTGTCGCGCATGCGCAAATGGTTCTCCGACATCTCGTAAACCGCGGGTCCAACGGAATCAGCCAGTCGGACAAGGAGAGGCGTATGGAATTTCACGAGATCGATGCCGAAAGCACTGCGAAGATAAAGGTCATCGGCGTCGGCGGCGGTGGCGGCAACGCTGTCCAGAACATGATATCCTCTGCGCTGAAGGGCGTTACCTTCATCGCGGCGAACACCGATATCCAGGCCCTCAGCCGGTCTTCCGCCGAACTCAAGATCCAGCTCGGCGACAAGCTGACCAAGGGCCTTGGCGCGGGCGCCAACCCCGGCATCGGCCGCGATGCCGCCCTTGAAAGCATGAGCGCCATCAAGGATGCCATCGGCGAGGCCGACATGGTCTTCGTTACCGCAGGCATGGGCGGCGGCACCGGTACCGGCGCGGCCCCCGTCATCGCGCAGGCCGCCAAGGAAATGGGCGCGCTGACCGTGGGCGTGGTCACCAAGCCGTTCTTTTTCGAAGGCAAGAAGCGCCTGGAAGCCGCGGAACAGGGCATTTCCGAATTCCGCGAGCATGTGGACAGCCTGATCACCATCCCCAACGACCGCCTGCTTTCCCTGGCCCCCAAGAAGGCCACCTTCGTGGAAATGCTGAAGAAGGCGGATGAAGTGCTGTACTTCGCGGTGAAGGGCATTTCCGACCTGATCATGGTGCCCGGCCTCATCAACCTCGACTTCGCGGACGTGAAGGCGGTGATGGGCGAATCGGGTCTGGCCATGATGGGCGCGGGCATCGCACGCGGCGAATCGCGCGCCCGCGAGGCCGCCATGAAGGCCATCACCAGCCCGCTGCTGGAAGACGTGTCCATCGACGGCGCGCGCGGCGTGCTCATGAACATCACCTGCGGCCCCGACCTGACCATTGATGAAGTCAGCGAAGCCGCCGGGATCATCCAGGAAGCCGCACACGAAGACGCGCGCATCTTCTTCGGCACCGTGTTCGACGACACGGCGGGCGAGGAAATGCGCATCACCGTCATTGCCACCGGCATCGACGCGGACATGGTGGGCATTGAAGGCGCCGGCAAGTCGGGCACCGTCACCCCGTTCCGCAAGGGCGGGTCCATGGGGCAGGCCCAGCCCGCACCCCGTTCCGCCGCGCAGCCGCGTGCCGAGCAGGTGCAGCAGGCCAAGCCCGCTCCCCAGTCCATGCAGCCGCGCGGCATGGGCGGCTTCTCTGACGACGACCGCAACATTCCCGCCTACCTGCGCAAGCAGGGCCAGGCGCAGCCCACGGTGAACCGTGCCAATACCCACGCCCCCGGCGAAGAAGACTTCATCTTCGACGAGGACGAGTTCGAGATTCCGTCCTTCATCCGCAAGCAGGCGGACTAGCGGGCGGAAGTCCTGGCCGCTTTCCGCCCCGCCCGCGAGGCAGGGGGGATGCGGTTACCGGCCCTGCGGAACCGGCGTGCAACCGGGGGGGTACACCGCAGGCACCGGATTCCTACGCGCCACGCGCGCACGATAGACCCCGCGCTCGGGACGAAGAAGACGCCTCTCCATCCCGGCACGGTTTACGGGAGGGCCGCCCCCAAAAGGGGTGGCCTTTTCTCGTTGCGGGGCTGGATTTTTCCGTGGCAGTGGTTACGCTATATGCCGTGCGTGACTGCACGCATGCCCGCATGCCTGCCGGAAGATGACGGAGAGAGCCCCCACGTGCGCGTGCACGACACGGTGGCTTCGGGTGGGTGTGGTACGTCCGGCATGCCGCTGGCCTTGTCCGCCAGCCCCGTCCGCAGTCGTGTCCGGCGAACGGCTTAATGAATGCGCATATGCGGTCCGCAAAGGAGACAACCATGCTTCCGCAACGTCTTTCCGGGGTGCGTCGTACCCCCTTTGCAACATCGGTTTCGTTGGTCATTCCACTGTTGTTGGGGGTGCTGCTTGCGGCCTGCGCCCCGCTTACGCGCGGCCTGAGCGGCAACGCCGTGGTGTCGTCGTCGCGCCCGCCGGTGGTGGTGCGTCCGGCATCTGGGTTCGACCTGCTGGGCAGCGGTACCGCATCGCCCTTGCTGGATACCGAGTTGGGGCTGCGTCATGCCGACGTGGGCTGGGCCTTTTACGCCGATGCCACGCGCGAACGGCAACTTGCCGTCTTGCTGAGCGAAACGCCCACAGGCTGGCAGTGGGAACTGGACGTTTCCAGTCCCTGGCGCGAGGTGCGGCGCGACGTGTACGCCGTCGGCCCCGCGCGCTTTGCCGGTGCAACTTTTCTGATGCCCGCCCCTGCCGACCCGTTCGCCTCCATGTTGCCCGCGCCGCCCAGACTGGCGCCCGACGAGGGCGAGTGGCGCTGGCTGGTGCGGCGCTACACGCAACTGTTCGACTTCCGGGCGGTGAAGCTGGTGGTGGAATACCGCGAGCCCGTACCCGCCGGGGTGGGGGAACAACTGGCCGACGCGCTCGATGCCGGGCAATTGCCTGCCGGGCGTGCGGCGGCACTGCTGGGCGAGTTCGAGGCGCGGTCCCGCGCGGCCTTCACGGTGTTGGCCTACCCCGAGGGCGGTCTGCCTGCGGAGAACTTCGCGCATGATGCCAGCAGGGTGCAGGTGCGCAACCTGGGGGGCATGGCCGGGCGCATGGAGCCCATTCGCAACCTGCCGAGCGACGACAGGTAACGGGCAGGGCAGTGGCGGTCGGGCGCGGCCCCTGCCCCGGACATGCGCCACGCGATCTCGTGGCGGCCCTGTGCGCTCATGATTCCTCTGGCCCGCGCGCCTCGCGTGCACGCGCAACCGTCAGGTGACCCATGCCCAAGCTGATAGTCCTTGCCCTTGTCCTGCTGCTGGTCGGCTTCGTCTACGCGTTCATGTACCGCAACCCGGTTCGCAGGGGCCTTGCAGGGGACATGCTGGCATCGTCGGCGCGCCCAGTGCTGCTGGTGCGCCCGGCGCCCGGGCTGGCGCCCGCAGGGGCGGGCGTGGCGGACATAGCGCCGGATACGGCCAGCGCCACCGGCTCGGCCAGGGTGTATTATGCCCTGCATGCCAGCCCCACGCCCGGCGGGGGCGGCGGCACCCCGGTTCGCCTGGCAGCCCTGCTGGCGGAAGCTTCCAGCGAATACCGCTGGCCGCTGGACGTGGCGCCGGGGCCCGGCGTGGTGCTGGCCGAGGTGCGTGCCGCCACCGGCCAACTGGCGGGCATGACCATGCACGCCGCCACCTTCGCGTTGCCGCCGGACAGGGACGTGCTGGCCCCGGCCTTCGCCGACGACCCTGCGCCGTGGCGTTCCGGCGCGTTGGTGCGCAGGTTTACCGGACTTGCGGAGATGCGCCACGTGAAGGTGATGGTGGAATACCGCGAGCCACTGGCAAGGATCGGTGATGCGCCCGGAGAGGGTGCGCCCCGCTTCGGCCGCCCGACGGTGCTGGACGATCCGGCGGCGCTGGCGGCCTTCGAGGCGCGGGCGGAACAGGCCTTTCGCCTGGAACGCCCCGATGGCGACTGGACCAGGGGCAAGGACATCGCCCGGCTGGACGCCGCGCCGGAGCAGGTGAAACGCCGCGAAATCACCCGCATGCTCGGCATTCTGGAGCGCGACCGGGGGGACGACCGCTGAGGCGGGTCTTGCGGCGCCCGGAGGGGGGCGCTTTCACTGTTTTCGCGCATCTGCAAGGGCGCCCGTGCCGTGTCGGCAGGGGCGCCCCTTTCATTGTGCATTTTGTTGCGGTCGCCACGCGTGTCGCGCCCGTTCGCACCGTACGCGTGGGCCCGGATTGCTCGGGCCGCGCTCTTCGTCTTGGTTCTGGTGCCTTTTGGTTCTGGTGCCTTGCGGAAAGGGTTGTGGATTCGGCTTGGCTGAACGAAGGCGTTATTCGGCGCGCTTCACGTAGCAGACGATGCGGCCTTCGGCCACAGCCACGCCTGGCGCGGATTCGGAGGCGATGCGCACGAAGATGTTGCCGATGCGGTAGCCCTGCAACCGCACGTCGGCCTCGGCTATCAGATCGGCGAAGGGGGCGGGCCGCAGGAAGTCCACGCGCATGTCCACGGTGGAAACCATGTCGTTGGGGCCGAAGTGGGTCCACAGGGCCACGTTGCCGCAGATGTCCGTCAGGGTGGAGATGACCCCGCCGTGCAGCGCCCCGCGCGACTTGTTGCCCGCGAATTCTTCGCGGAAGGGCAGGCGCAGCCGGGCGTAGCCGGTGCGAACCTCCTCCACCCGGATGCCCAGGTGGCGGTGCCAGTCCACGTGCTGTTCGACAAAGGCGACAAGGTCTTCATGGACGGTGCTCACGGAGCCTCCCTGGGGCGGTTGCAAGAAAAGGGGCGAGGAACATTGCCCCGCCCCTTTGTATATCCGATGTGGGTCGTGCGCGCCACTGGCGGAGGCAATCGCCTCCTTGGACAACTGTCCGATCAGGCCGGACCGGCCTTGCGCCGATTCGTGAAGTCCGCCCGATGCACGAAGTCTG belongs to Nitratidesulfovibrio sp. and includes:
- the ftsW gene encoding putative lipid II flippase FtsW, whose amino-acid sequence is MRFGANADAHPSAALADLRHGGSFGGIAHGDHGQQNGVDWWLFAIALTLLGIGLLMVLSASGIVAERFNADKYYFFKRQLLFACVGGVSMFTAAVVPRNILYKLQYPILFGVLVMLILVLTPLGNKVNGARRWIQVGPVAVQPMEFTKIALALYLAYFMSTKQDIIKTFSRGVIPPFAVTGVFCALLLRQPDFGGAAVLAMILFFMCLVGGTRFFYLAVSGAAAVAGAIMLVVHSPYRFRRFTAFLDPFADAQDSGYQLVQSLFALGSGGITGVGIGASRQKLFYLPEAHNDFIIAVLGEELGFIGMSLVFVLMGMLFWRSFRIAARQDDLRDRFTAFGVTLVLLLGAVLNMAVVMGVAPPKGVPMPFLSYGGSSLLTTLTCVGLLLNYSRTAR
- the murC gene encoding UDP-N-acetylmuramate--L-alanine ligase; this translates as MNNNKIKKIHMVGIGGSGMSGIAEVLLNLGYEVRGSDMSDGTVVRRLRKLGAEIYIGHGEGNLTDAQVLVKSTAIGDENPEVAAARRRGIPIIPRAEMLAELMRLRTGIAIAGTHGKTTTTSLAAAIFDEAGTDPTVIIGGRLNAYGANARLGDGAYLIAEADESDGSFLCLFPIVTVVTNVDMDHMDHYPSQQAIDDAFVDFMNKVPFYGMNVVCGDDPGVRRLLPRVKRPVITYGFGDGNAIRAEVLACADTSLFNVIVNGDDIGQVRLAQPGRHNILNALAAIGVALECDIAPGKIVAGLAKFGGVGRRFERKGERDGVLVVDDYGHHPAEIAATLATARQCFPHRRLVVVFQPHRFSRTQALFGEFCKVFDGVDKLLLTEIYPASEKPIPGVSGQSLAQGIRQVSKTDVTYHQDFDSVLAALPEVLQPGDLLLTLGAGNVTTIGPRYLERE
- a CDS encoding FtsQ-type POTRA domain-containing protein, whose product is MAIALSRGKKGAKNAYSRKSVKPQKATLNSGNGMLSFARWFFTMVLSVSLLVGISVGLLYIYRYATRSEYFAVKTIEVSGNLRLRQEEILGLAGIAPGANSLAVNIADMESGLLRNPWITEVSVKRLLPDGFAIKVAEREPKFWVQRGAELLYADEHGNIIAPVGAGRFTSLPTLEVEAGAEEALERLPEITGDLKRARLPVDIALVSWVRLSPGKGVELYLENSDLRLSVALEDWRGNLDRLGKVLDDLARRGELKQVREVKAGGVNVWVQKDAALGG
- the murB gene encoding UDP-N-acetylmuramate dehydrogenase — encoded protein: MLTVLDGPVLAHRTTLRLGGRALAEVRAAGPRELDELPGTLARLGGEPRMLGCGSNILADDGELPVVVVALDGGGPFDTAPEVTGETEDGRVLVRVGAAQRLPRLVSRLAAWGLCGMEGLAGIPGGVGGAVAMNAGSYGCECGAALHSVSVFSPLLGHVTLGRDRFRYGYRHFEVLDEASAPLGGWYLVTGATFALTRCDSAVVHAAMRGNYLKKKATQPVLSHSAGCVFRNPSPHNPAGKLLDAAGLKGYRIGGMAFSMVHANFMVNEGHGTTKEAFSLLQFAKVAVSERFDVDLELEVKVWSWR
- a CDS encoding DUF4851 domain-containing protein; its protein translation is MLPQRLSGVRRTPFATSVSLVIPLLLGVLLAACAPLTRGLSGNAVVSSSRPPVVVRPASGFDLLGSGTASPLLDTELGLRHADVGWAFYADATRERQLAVLLSETPTGWQWELDVSSPWREVRRDVYAVGPARFAGATFLMPAPADPFASMLPAPPRLAPDEGEWRWLVRRYTQLFDFRAVKLVVEYREPVPAGVGEQLADALDAGQLPAGRAAALLGEFEARSRAAFTVLAYPEGGLPAENFAHDASRVQVRNLGGMAGRMEPIRNLPSDDR
- the ftsZ gene encoding cell division protein FtsZ, translating into MEFHEIDAESTAKIKVIGVGGGGGNAVQNMISSALKGVTFIAANTDIQALSRSSAELKIQLGDKLTKGLGAGANPGIGRDAALESMSAIKDAIGEADMVFVTAGMGGGTGTGAAPVIAQAAKEMGALTVGVVTKPFFFEGKKRLEAAEQGISEFREHVDSLITIPNDRLLSLAPKKATFVEMLKKADEVLYFAVKGISDLIMVPGLINLDFADVKAVMGESGLAMMGAGIARGESRAREAAMKAITSPLLEDVSIDGARGVLMNITCGPDLTIDEVSEAAGIIQEAAHEDARIFFGTVFDDTAGEEMRITVIATGIDADMVGIEGAGKSGTVTPFRKGGSMGQAQPAPRSAAQPRAEQVQQAKPAPQSMQPRGMGGFSDDDRNIPAYLRKQGQAQPTVNRANTHAPGEEDFIFDEDEFEIPSFIRKQAD
- a CDS encoding DUF4851 domain-containing protein: MPKLIVLALVLLLVGFVYAFMYRNPVRRGLAGDMLASSARPVLLVRPAPGLAPAGAGVADIAPDTASATGSARVYYALHASPTPGGGGGTPVRLAALLAEASSEYRWPLDVAPGPGVVLAEVRAATGQLAGMTMHAATFALPPDRDVLAPAFADDPAPWRSGALVRRFTGLAEMRHVKVMVEYREPLARIGDAPGEGAPRFGRPTVLDDPAALAAFEARAEQAFRLERPDGDWTRGKDIARLDAAPEQVKRREITRMLGILERDRGDDR
- the ftsA gene encoding cell division protein FtsA, with amino-acid sequence MPKSDLIVGLDIGTTKICAVVGEATPDGVDIVGIGTSPSTGLRKGVVVNIEQTVQSIKKALEEAELMAGCEIRSVYAGIAGSHIKGFNSHGVIAVKGGEVGPKDVERALDAAKAVAIPLDREVIHILPQEYIVDDQRGIADPLGMAGVRLEVKVHIVTGAVTSAQNIVRSCHRSGLDVSDIVLEALASSKAVLTEEEREIGVALVDLGGGTTDIAVFSNDSIKHTGVLALGGQNLTNDIAFGLRTPMVSAEKIKVKYGCAMADLVRNDDLIEVPSVGGRDPRRLSRQVLAEICEPRMEEILSLVDQELVRSGFKNMIGAGVVLTGGTALIDGCQELGEQIFNMPTRIGYPRNVGGLRDVVNSPKFATAVGLLRYGAEKEGLELKFRIRDGNVFNRVLSRMRKWFSDIS
- the murG gene encoding undecaprenyldiphospho-muramoylpentapeptide beta-N-acetylglucosaminyltransferase, whose amino-acid sequence is MRRVILTTGGTGGHIFPALAVAEEITRRYPKARILFLGGQYGPEADLAARAGLEYVGLPVRGVMGRGLRALAAAGAMGLGVWRAVSVVRRFDPDIAVGFGGYAAFAGVLAARLCGRPAAIHEQNAIPGLTNRLLGHVVQRVFLSLPDTAGVFPARRSVTTGNPVRAAIVAAGAAAAAAVTAGGAAPRSVHSRRLLVMGGSLGARAINEAVVAALPALRDAGVELWHQTGTSDWERVRTGYKQAGISEARVEAFIDDVASAYTWADLVLCRAGATSVAELAVAGKPSVLVPFPFATHNHQLHNARHVADAGAALVVEQKDVTPGADGKPAVALDHVLVELLADRQRLADMSHAARAMGRPQAAAAVVDGMEAILAGRGK
- a CDS encoding PaaI family thioesterase, which produces MSTVHEDLVAFVEQHVDWHRHLGIRVEEVRTGYARLRLPFREEFAGNKSRGALHGGVISTLTDICGNVALWTHFGPNDMVSTVDMRVDFLRPAPFADLIAEADVRLQGYRIGNIFVRIASESAPGVAVAEGRIVCYVKRAE